A region of the Kribbella sp. NBC_01245 genome:
CGGCGTCCGAGGCCGCACTGCGGCTGCTGCTGTCGGGTGCAGACGACCTGAGCGGCTACAGCGCCGACAGGGCACACCGGGAGGTTTGACATCGGACGGGTCCTCACAAGGGGTCAGGCCGGTTGGATGGACAACGCGTGGCGGAAGTAGTTGGTCGGGTCGTACCGCCGCTTGACCTGCTGCAGCCGCGGGTAGTTGTCCTTGAAGTAGAGGGTTGACCACGGCACGCCGGACTTGTTGTGCCGGCTGTCGGCCATGTCGTTGTCGGGGTAGTTGATGTAGCAGCCGTCGGAGTTCGTGCCGGGGACAGGGACTCCCCCGGTCGTCGCGAAGAACTCCGAGAAGATGTCGCGCACCCAGCCGACGTAGAACTGGTCGTCGGACTCCTTCTCCCAGAAGGTCTGGAAGCACATCTTGAAGATCGTGTCGCGCTGGGCGTTGGCGGTCGCGTTCGGCCGGACGGCGTTCACCTGGCCGCCGAAGGAGAACAGCACCAGCATCGTGTCCGGGTTCTGGAAGTCCGGCCGGGTCATGTGCTTGTAGACGGCCGCGATCTGCTGCTCGGTGAAGTTCTTCAACATGTACGCCGACTTGTGCACGCCACGCGAAGTCGGGTTGGTGATGGTCGGGTTGTTCGTCCCCACCAGCCGGGTCGCCTGCAACCACGGCAGCACGCGCGGTTCGGCGAAGCCAGGCAGTACGCCGATCTCCGCCAGCGGTTTGGTCACCTCCTGCGGCGTGATGTCCACGCCTTCGGTGATGGCCGCCAGGTAGTCGTCGAGAATCGCGCGGGCGTTCGGAATGTCGTTCGGAACCTGAGTGAACATGCCCAGGCTGCCGTGTGCCTTCGAGCTCACGTTGAACAGGCTGCTCAGGTGCACGTTCGGCGACTTGGGCGAGGCGTTGCGCTCGTGCCAGGCGCCGAAGTTCTTCAGCAGCCGGGTGAACTTGGCCTGCGTCAACTGCTCCCACGGGAACTCGATCGCGCTGATCAGCACGGTCGACGGCGGGTTCATCAGCTGGTCGGACGGATTGTTGCCCTTGGCATCGGGTGAGCGGAACCAGTACTTGGTGACAACACCGAAGTTGCCGCCGCCGGCACCAGTGTGGCCCCACCAGAGATCGCGGTTCGGGTCGTTGGGCTCGCGCGTCGCGACCACCGTGCGGACCTGGCCACCGTGGCCCACGACAACGACCTCGACGGCGTACAGGTGATCGACGGTCAAGCCGTGCCCCCGCGACAGCAGGCCATAGCCGCCGCCCGAGATGTGCCCGCCGACACCGACGCTGTAGCAGATACCGCCGGGAATCGTGACGTTCCAACCCTTGAAGAGCGACTCGTACACGTTGATCAACCGGGCACCCGCCTCGACCGCGAAGGCCTTGCGGACCTGGTCGTAGTACACCCGCGTCATCTGCGAGACGTCGAGCACGACCTCGATCTCGGGATTGCAGACGAAGTCGGAGAAGCAGTGACCGCCACCGCGGACCGAGACCCGCTTGCCGGCCCGAACCGCA
Encoded here:
- a CDS encoding FAD-dependent oxidoreductase — protein: MPETGVQRRSVLFGTAAAAVGGVAAASSGAAFAGPATDTTAAAQVAAAAGADAAAASAVPGGPTIRPDDPRYRELSTGNNQRFVSQPDYIRLITSTEDAERAVRDAVRAGKRVSVRGGGHCFSDFVCNPEIEVVLDVSQMTRVYYDQVRKAFAVEAGARLINVYESLFKGWNVTIPGGICYSVGVGGHISGGGYGLLSRGHGLTVDHLYAVEVVVVGHGGQVRTVVATREPNDPNRDLWWGHTGAGGGNFGVVTKYWFRSPDAKGNNPSDQLMNPPSTVLISAIEFPWEQLTQAKFTRLLKNFGAWHERNASPKSPNVHLSSLFNVSSKAHGSLGMFTQVPNDIPNARAILDDYLAAITEGVDITPQEVTKPLAEIGVLPGFAEPRVLPWLQATRLVGTNNPTITNPTSRGVHKSAYMLKNFTEQQIAAVYKHMTRPDFQNPDTMLVLFSFGGQVNAVRPNATANAQRDTIFKMCFQTFWEKESDDQFYVGWVRDIFSEFFATTGGVPVPGTNSDGCYINYPDNDMADSRHNKSGVPWSTLYFKDNYPRLQQVKRRYDPTNYFRHALSIQPA